One Malania oleifera isolate guangnan ecotype guangnan chromosome 10, ASM2987363v1, whole genome shotgun sequence genomic region harbors:
- the LOC131166283 gene encoding inactive receptor-like serine/threonine-protein kinase At2g40270: protein MDELCRLRRSRPLFTTSAVTTIMMMVMSLFSQNMGLCWALNDEGLALLTFRNRIVSDPFGALSNWEDNYGEVNPCSWFGVECSDGEVVVLNLKDLCLGGLLAPELGKLARIKSIILRNNSFSGIIPEEIGQLKELEVLDLGYNNFSGPLPSDFANNLSLSLLLLDNNGLLGSLSPEIDELKRLSEFQVDENELSNAAKRLSCNQRSIAWDIAQAEDSVQRRLLQVTTTAPRNAKNDESETPVSPSPSPTPSPSLPPSFLLPPSSPSPSLSPSPSPSPSPSPSPSPSLSPSPSVKSPSPATTPSLVIRPHSTSRSPTVVASSPSFFSNQSSPHSKKNHALILVGAVGGSTIIFVLVIGIILYRSSKVAAVKPWATGLSGQLQKAFVTGVPKLKRSELETACEDFSNVIGTSSIGTAFKGTLSNGVEIAVISAAVKTTDNWTKNFEALFRKKIDTLSKVNHKNFVNLLGYCEEEEPFTRMMVFEYAPNGTLFEHLHIREAEHLDWGMRLRIAMGMAYCLEHMHQLTPPMPHNYLNSSVVNLTEDYAAKISDFSFQNDIAAAELESPGFDHLNAHFAEPENNVYSFGLVLLEMITGRVPYSLYDGSVEGWAYDFLRGKQSLGELLDPTLKSFQEDQLEEIGEVIKYCMELDPKQRPAMREVTARLREITAIGPDGAIPRLSPLWWAELEILSTEAS, encoded by the exons ATGGACGAGCTCTGCAGGCTCAGGCGATCCAGGCCTCTGTTTACAACGTCGGCGGTGACGACGATAATGATGATGGTTATGAGTTTGTTTTCTCAAAACATGGGTTTATGTTGGGCTCTTAACGATGAAG GTTTAGCTCTGTTGACCTTTCGGAACAGAATTGTGAGTGATCCATTTGGAGCTTTGTCGAATTGGGAGGATAATTATGGAGAGGTTAATCCTTGTTCTTGGTTCGGTGTCGAGTGCTCTGATGGGGAAGTGGTAGTTCT GAACTTGAAAGATCTTTGTCTTGGAGGATTGCTGGCACCTGAGCTTGGGAAACTGGCACGCATAAAATCTAT TATTTTGCGCAACAACTCTTTTTCCGGGATCATTCCTGAAGAGATTGGGCAGCTAAAGGAGCTGGAGGTGTTGGATTTAGGATATAATAACTTTAGTGGGCCACTTCCATCTGACTTTGCTAATAATTTATCTCTGTCACTCCT TCTTCTAGATAACAATGGGCTTCTTGGTAGCTTATCTCCTGAAATTGATGAACTTAAGAGGCTTTCAGAATTTCAAGTAGATGAGAATGAGCTCTCGAATGCTGCCAAAAGATTGTCTTGCAACCAAAGATCTATTGCATG GGACATTGCCCAAGCTGAAGACTCCGTTCAAAGGAGATTGCTACAAGTGACAACTACCGCACCAAGGAATgcaaaaaatgatgaaagtgaaacaCCTGTGTCACCCTCACCTTCACCAACACCATCACCTTCATTGCCACCGTCTTTTCTATTGCCACCATCATCTCCATCCCCTTCATTGTCACcgtctccatctccatctccatctccatctccatctccatctccatccCTGTCCCCATCCCCATCAGTAAAATCTCCATCTCCAGCTACCACACCTTCACTTGTTATTAGGCCCCATTCGACTTCCCGTTCTCCAACTGTAGTTGCATCATCACCTTCTTTTTTCTCTAACCAGTCCTCCCCCCATTCTAAGAAAAATCATGCTCTAATATTAGTTGGAGCTGTTGGAGGCTCTACAATTATTTTTGTTCTTGTCATCGGCATAATTTTATATAGAAGCAGTAAGGTTGCTGCTGTCAAACCTTGGGCCACAGGATTAAGTGGGCAGCTTCAGAAAGCATTTGTAACAG GTGTACCAAAGCTCAAGAGATCAGAGCTTGAAACAGCTTGTGAGGATTTCAGTAATGTAATTGGTACTTCATCAATTGGTACAGCATTTAAAGGCACACTGTCTAATGGAGTTGAAATAGCTGTAATATCTGCTGCAGTAAAAACTACTGACAACTGGACAAAGAATTTTGAAGCACTGTTCAGGAAGAAG ATTGACACATTATCAAAAGTGAACCACAAGAATTTTGTCAACCTTCTTGGGTATTGTGAGGAAGAGGAGCCCTTCACTAGAATGATGGTTTTCGAATACGCTCCAAATGGGACTCTTTTTGAGCATTTGCACA TAAGAGAAGCAGAGCACTTGGATTGGGGAATGCGGCTGAGAATTGCTATGGGCATGGCATACTGCCTTGAGCATATGCACCAACTAACACCACCGATGCCCCACAATTACCTCAACTCTTCTGTTGTTAATCTTACTGAAGATTATGCAGCCAAAATCTCAGATTTCAGCTTCCAGAATGACATAGCTGCAGCCGAGCTGGAATCCCCTGGCTTTGACCACCTGAACGCACACTTTGCTGAGCCAGAAAACAACGTTTACAGCTTTGGGTTAGTCCTCCTTGAAATGATCACGGGTAGGGTCCCTTACTCTCTGTATGATGGATCAGTTGAGGGTTGGGCATATGATTTCTTGAGGGGCAAGCAATCCCTTGGAGAACTGTTGGATCCTACTCTCAAATCCTTCCAAGAGGATCAGCTTGAGGAAATTGGTGAAGTAATCAAATATTGTATGGAACTTGACCCCAAACAGAGACCAGCAATGAGAGAAGTCACTGCCAGATTGAGAGAGATAACTGCAATAGGACCCGATGGAGCAATTCCGAGACTCTCACCTCTTTGGTGGGCTGAGCTTGAAATTCTGTCCACAGAAGCAAGCTAG